In Hamadaea flava, a genomic segment contains:
- a CDS encoding HdeD family acid-resistance protein yields MTMTQVSGWRSATPAGAVTSIVLGLVLLVWPGQTLEVFGWLLAIALFLLGLARVLTGVTGHRTGRGRAWRIVTGLIYLIAGVVVAANLPGSIRTIVVLVGIGWIVAGAAEIVAAYQNPPGERSVAIVIALMNAFFGLILLVFPEPSLVFVIWIAAIWLILTGVLQLAFAWWLSRSASR; encoded by the coding sequence ATGACGATGACGCAGGTCAGCGGCTGGCGCAGCGCCACCCCCGCCGGAGCGGTCACCTCGATCGTGCTGGGCCTGGTGCTGCTGGTGTGGCCCGGCCAGACGCTGGAGGTCTTCGGCTGGCTGCTTGCGATCGCCCTGTTCCTGCTCGGGCTCGCCCGAGTCCTGACCGGCGTCACCGGGCATCGGACCGGTCGCGGCCGGGCGTGGCGGATCGTCACCGGCCTGATCTACCTCATCGCCGGGGTGGTCGTGGCAGCCAACCTGCCCGGCTCGATCCGGACGATCGTCGTGCTCGTCGGCATCGGGTGGATCGTCGCCGGGGCGGCCGAGATCGTGGCGGCCTACCAGAATCCGCCCGGCGAGCGGTCCGTGGCCATCGTCATCGCCCTCATGAACGCGTTCTTCGGCCTGATCCTGCTGGTCTTCCCCGAGCCCAGTCTCGTCTTCGTCATCTGGATCGCGGCGATCTGGCTCATCCTGACCGGGGTCCTCCAGCTCGCCTTCGCCTGGTGGCTGTCCCGCTCCGCCTCCCGCTGA
- a CDS encoding MFS transporter: MDSNTVRETAVPAERDPRRWWILAVLCLSLLVLVVDNTVLNLAIPALMTDLKATPADIQWVLDAYILVFAGLLLTSGSLSDRFGRRRLLLLGLALFGGASTLAVLVTEPWQLIGVRALMGVGGALLMPSTLSILITVFDEHERRKAFAAWSAVAMLGVIAGPTVGGFLLDHYWWGSIFLLNVPVAAVAILAAVLLMPESRGPARKLDPAGVVLSTVGMTALVYAIIAGPADGWSEPRVLVAVALAVLGLGAFVFWETRSASPMLPLELFRDRRFSGASFSIVLLSFGTGALLLMLTQYLQLVHDYTPIKAGLALLPYAVAAALFNAVGAALGQKVSNKVLIMVGLAVISVGFVVIAFLDASSSYGALITGLMIMGVGGGLAGPAAYATLLGAVPQQHAGVGSALNDTVQQVGMALSVAVLGSVLAGVYTSRMPDEAPAVARESLAGALSLNDAGLAAIARDAFIKAMSFGSWAAVGFSLAAAVLAAVLLPKLRPAPAPAPAPAPAPATALSGRS, translated from the coding sequence CTCAGCCTGCTGGTTCTGGTCGTCGACAACACCGTGCTCAACCTCGCCATCCCGGCGCTGATGACCGACCTGAAGGCGACCCCCGCCGACATCCAATGGGTGCTGGACGCGTACATCCTGGTCTTCGCCGGGCTTTTGCTGACCTCAGGTTCGCTGTCCGACCGGTTCGGCCGCCGCAGGCTGCTGCTCCTCGGGCTCGCCCTGTTCGGCGGCGCGTCGACGCTCGCTGTGCTCGTCACCGAGCCGTGGCAGCTGATCGGCGTACGCGCGCTGATGGGCGTGGGCGGCGCGCTGCTGATGCCGAGCACGCTCTCGATCCTCATCACGGTCTTCGACGAACATGAACGCCGCAAGGCGTTCGCCGCCTGGAGCGCGGTCGCGATGCTGGGCGTCATCGCCGGCCCCACCGTCGGCGGGTTCCTCCTCGACCACTACTGGTGGGGCTCGATCTTCCTGCTCAACGTGCCCGTCGCCGCGGTCGCCATCCTCGCGGCGGTGCTGCTCATGCCGGAGTCGCGCGGCCCGGCCCGCAAGCTGGACCCGGCCGGCGTCGTGCTGTCCACAGTGGGCATGACCGCCCTGGTGTACGCCATCATCGCCGGGCCGGCCGACGGCTGGTCGGAACCCAGAGTGCTGGTCGCCGTCGCTCTCGCGGTGCTGGGGCTGGGCGCGTTCGTGTTCTGGGAGACCCGCAGCGCGTCGCCGATGCTGCCGCTGGAACTGTTCCGCGACCGCCGGTTCAGCGGCGCGAGCTTCTCGATCGTGCTGCTGTCCTTCGGCACCGGCGCGTTGCTGCTCATGCTCACCCAGTACCTCCAGCTCGTGCACGACTACACGCCGATCAAGGCCGGACTGGCGTTGCTGCCTTATGCCGTCGCCGCCGCGCTGTTCAACGCGGTCGGGGCGGCCCTGGGGCAGAAGGTCAGCAACAAGGTGCTCATCATGGTCGGGCTGGCCGTCATCTCCGTGGGCTTCGTGGTCATCGCCTTCCTCGACGCGTCCAGCAGCTACGGCGCGCTCATCACCGGCCTCATGATCATGGGCGTCGGCGGCGGCCTCGCCGGGCCGGCGGCGTACGCGACGCTTCTCGGTGCGGTCCCGCAGCAACACGCCGGCGTCGGCTCGGCCCTCAACGACACCGTCCAGCAGGTCGGCATGGCGCTGTCGGTGGCGGTCCTCGGCAGCGTCCTGGCCGGCGTCTACACCTCCCGGATGCCCGACGAGGCGCCCGCGGTGGCACGCGAATCACTCGCGGGCGCGCTCTCGCTCAACGACGCCGGGCTCGCCGCCATCGCCCGCGACGCCTTCATCAAGGCCATGTCGTTCGGCTCGTGGGCCGCCGTCGGCTTCTCGCTGGCCGCCGCAGTGCTCGCGGCCGTCCTGCTACCCAAGCTCCGCCCAGCCCCAGCCCCGGCCCCGGCCCCCGCCCCCGCCCCCGCCACCGCCCTGTCGGGTCGATCATGA